From Trichoplusia ni isolate ovarian cell line Hi5 chromosome 8, tn1, whole genome shotgun sequence, one genomic window encodes:
- the LOC113497036 gene encoding HEAT repeat-containing protein 3, translating to MGKVRKTKPSRVRRSEPVDNTSDEEEQLPVDSKENALQTILDQLQAADVEEKYCGLQTLALMIENPENVPQVMARGLVKAAAPLLLDQASSVRNATAGTLRNLSTVAMDVCDAMMEQDIMTPVTCFFHEHAESWVPDPGSKTKDEDIDTFIQCVNLLLNLCESSDLAIKYLGQSRILDILPRYLDLGTFNSDIAIAVLQCLFVVVEDNPTAMSKIKTNAERQLETLLRLEGNDPTVLLLKTLSAGVIINTCGNKTTLPPGVISEIVSILGTTLSVDHRLICSQLSSSVPLSDDSGKVEPPKGKAAQQLESQLKSVLEILTAQQSAIEIIANICSCEDNDEPLGNDSSESDDGEEDICENGDESVLAEDKLPPEVMEALISLEVFEKVWARTQLPAQNVLLILKEYEGSQLIYKRLLTLQTRALLCINNLLSTIPIENIGGVNGVYKIWVDVGKLVFKQDTDNVNLSESATAVMRAALDKIKFRENGNTSDSSVFSDLALSDIEIMLNGIKVCQVPEIRANLIRMIGILALLLVNNLNDVTSNVIVVITEFILEQAHKENEVWVLAEAVDTLVDLYSEDETDILAAKVNLVEKLTSLAPIFKNKIRQQKRLPKEYKVLVSTASSNLPRFIKYKKDRLSRL from the exons atgggAAAAGTAAGAAAAACGAAACCTTCTAGAGTTAGGCGAAGTGAACCTGTAGATAATACAAGTGATGAAGAAGAACAGTTACCCGTTGACAGCAAAGAAAATGCTTTGCAAACTATATTAGACCAGTTGCAG GCAGCTGATGTAGAGGAAAAGTATTGTGGGCTACAAACCTTAGCTCTTATGATAGAAAATCCCGAGAATGTACCACAGGTAATGGCTCGAGGGCTGGTGAAGGCAGCAGCTCCTTTGTTGCTGGACCAAGCAAGTTCTGTGAGGAATGCAACCGCAGGCACTCTCAGAAACCTGTCTACAGTGGCCATGGATGTGTGTGATGCTATGATGGAACAAGATATTATGACTCCTGTGACTTGCTTTTTCCATGAG CATGCTGAAAGCTGGGTGCCAGATCCTGgttctaaaacaaaagatgaaGATATTGACACCTTTATTCAATGtgtcaatttacttttaaacctCTGTGAGAGTTCAG ATTTAGCTATCAAATATTTAGGCCAGTCAAGAATATTAGACATACTACCTCGTTACTTAGACCTTGGAACTTTCAACAGTGACATAGCAATAGCTGTCCTACAGTGTTTGTTTGTAGTCGTAGAAGATAATCCTACAGcaatgtctaaaataaaaacaaatgccgaGAGGCAGTTAGAAACTCTTTTAAGATTAGAAGGAAATGATCCAACTGTACTGCTATTAAAAACACTGTCTGCAGgagttataataaatacttgcggtaataaaacaacattacctCCAGGTGTTATTAGTGAGATTGTGTCTATATTAGGGACAACATTGTCTGTTGATCACCGCCTCATTTGTAGTCAGTTGTCCAGTAGTGTGCCATTGAGTGATGATAGTGGCAAAGTGGAGCCTCCCAAGGGCAAAGCAGCACAGCAGTTGGAGAGCCAATTGAAATCTGTGTTAGAAATATTGACAGCACAACAGAGTGCCATTGAAATAATTGCAAACATTTGTTCGTGTGAag ATAATGATGAGCCACTAGGAAATGATTCATCAGAAAGTGATGATGGGGAAGAAGATATTTGTGAAAATGGTGATGAGAGTGTTCTTGCTGAAGACAAGCTTCCTCCTGAAGTGATGGAGGCTTTAATATCTTTGGAGGTATTTGAAAAAGTTTGGGCGAGGACCCAATTGCCAgcacaaaatgttttattaatattgaaagaaTATGAAGGATCtcaattgatttacaaaag ACTTCTTACACTACAAACGCGCGCTCTACTGTGTATTAACAATTTACTATCAACCATCCCTATTGAGAACATTGGTGGTGTGAATGGTGTGTACAAGATTTGGGTTGACGTTGGCAAACTAGTTTTCAAACAAGATACAGACAATGTTAACCTTTCCGAGTCGGCGACTGCAGTTATGAGAGCCGCTTTGGACAAGATTAAGTTTAGAGAAAATGGAAATACAAGCGACAGTAGTGTATTTAGTGACCTGGCTTTGTCTGATATTGAG ATAATGCTCAATGGTATTAAAGTATGTCAAGTCCCTGAAATAAGAGCCAACCTAATTAGAATGATTGGAATCTTGGCTTTATTGTTAGTTAACAACTTAAATGATGTGACTTCAAATGTCATTGTTGTAATCACTGAATTTATACTCGAACAAGCTCACAAAGAGAATGAGGTGTGGGTGTTGGCTGAAGCAGTTGACACTTTAGTGGATTTATACTCTGAAGATGAAACTGACATTTTGGCGGCTAAAGTAAATCTGGTTGAGAAGTTGACTTCATTGGCGCCAATATTCAAGAATAAG ATAAGACAGCAGAAAAGGCTCCCAAAAGAATACAAGGTCCTCGTCAGCACAGCTTCGTCAAATTTACCGAGATTCATAAAGTACAAGAAGGACAGATTAAGTAGGTTGTAA